GGGAGATAAGCCGCTGCATGCTCGCCATCGACCACATCCCGGCCAGGGTATCGGACCAGATCCTGGAGGAATTCGCCATGGCGCAGAAAAACAAAACCGGCTTTTTCGTGCGCAGCAACGAATTCGTCAAAAACGCGATTTCCAACAGCGGTAATGCGGAACGCGCCAAAAAGCTCATGGCGCAGGTCTCCATCGGCATGGAACAGCTTGAATCGAGTGCCCGCCCGCTGGAAACCATCGCCATGATGGATCCGCGCATGGTGGCCAGCCTGCTCGGCAGCGAAATGCCGCAGACGGTGGCCGTCATCCTGTCCACCCAGCGGGTCGACCACGCCGCCAAGATTCTCAGCTTTCTGCCGGAGGAGGCGCAATCGAACATCATGTTCCGCATCGCCAAAATCGACAAGGTATCGCCGGAGGTGCTCGGCCAGATAGAAAGCGCCCTGCAGCAGGAAATCCGTGTTGTGGCGCACAAGGAACAGCATCAGATCGGCGGCATCGGCAAGGCGGTGGAGATCATCAATCACCTGGGCAGCGGCGCCGACCGCAGCATCCTTGTCAATATCGAAAAAACCGACCGCATGCTGGCGGAAAACATCCGCAAGCAGATGTTCACCTTCGAGGATCTGGCGAAAATGGACGGCCGCACCATGCAGGTGCTGCTGCGCGAGGTCAACAACACACAGCTGACCATGGCCCTGAAATCGGCGTCCGATGACCTCAAGGACAAGGTTTTCGACAACATCTCCGAACGCGCCGCGGAAATGATCCAGGACGACCTGGAAGCCATGGGTCCGGTACGTTTGTCGGAGGTCGAGTCCATACAGCAGGAGATTGTCAAGATCGCCCTGCGGCTTGAAGAAGACGGCAAAATAGTGCTGCCGGGAAGAGGTGGGCAGGATGCTCTTGTCTAGAATGATTCACCCCTGCGACGCCCGGGATCTCAAACGGCTGCAATTGCGGGATTTGGGCGAAGGCATGCCGGCGGACAATTTCGTCCCTTTCGAGCCGGTCGTGGCGCCGGAAGCCGAAGCGGCCCGGCCATCGCACGCTCCCGCGCCCCCGATCGAGCCGCAGGAGCAGCGCGCGGCGGCTCCTGCATCGGAGGAGGAGAACCGATGCGCCCTGGAGGCAGCCTATCGGCAGGGCCGCGAAGACGCCCTTCGCGAAGCCCGAGAACAATTCGGCCATGCCAGCGACATGCTGGCCCAGGCCCTTGAGGAGGTCAGCCAGATGCGCGGCTCCCTGCTGCAGAACAGCAGCAACGACATGCTGCGGCTGGTGATGTCCATCGTGCGCCAGGTGCTGCATGCCGAAATCAGCGTCAATCCGCGGATCATTGCCGAAACCATCGACAGAGCCCTCAAAATGGCAGTGCGGGCAGACTATTATCATGTGCGGGTGAATCCGGCGGATCTGGAGGTTGTGACGGAGCGTAAACCTTTGTTTCTGGCCGCCATCAACGGTCTGCAAAACCTTTCCTTCCAGGCGGATCCGGCCGTCGGCCGTGGCGGCTGCCTGCTTGAATCGGAATTCGGCGACGTCGACGCCACCATCGACGGGCAGCTCGACCAGATTCATCGCAGCCTGCTCGCGACCCTGGATCAGAGCTGATGAACCGCCTGCTGGAATGTCTCGACACGCTCGCCCCCATCCAGGTCAGCGGCAAGATAACCCAGATCGTCGGACTGGTGGTGGAAGGCTATTGCCCAGCCGCCTCCGTCGGCACCCTGTGCGAACTGATCCCGCGGGACGGTGGCCCGCCGGTGCCGGCGGAAGTGGTCGGTTTCCGCCAGTCGCGGGCACTGCTGATGCCTCTCGGCGAGCTGCGCGGGCTTGGCCCGGGCAGCCGCATCAGGGTGGTTTCCAACAGCGCCGCGCTGCCGGTGGGTCAGGGCCTGCTGGGACGGGTGATCGATGCCATGGGCCAGCCCATCGACAATGGCCCGCCCCTGCCCCGCGACACCGAAATGCCCCTTTACGCCCTGCCGGCCGGGCCCATGGAGCGCGACACCATCGATCGCCCCCTCGATCTTGGCATTCGCGCCATCAATGGCCTGCTGACCTGCGGCCAGGGCCAGCGCATGGGCATCATGGCCGGCTCCGGCGTGGGCAAAAGCACTTTACTGGGGATGATCGCCCAGAATACCCTGGCCGATGTCAACGTCATCGCCCTGATCGGCGAACGCGGCCGCGAAGTGCGGGAATTCATCGAGCGGGACCTTGGCGAAGAAGGGCTGGCGCGCAGCGTGGTGGTGGTGGCCACCTCCGACCAGTCGCCGCTGCTGCGCATGCGCGGCGCGTTTGTCGCCACCACCGTCGCCGAATATTTCTGCGGCCGGGGGCAAAACGTGCTGCTGATGATGGATTCGGTGACCCGCTTTGCCATGGGCATGCGGGAAGTGGGCCTGGCCGTCGGCGAACCGCCCACCACCAAAGGCTATACCCCGTCGGTGTTCGCCACCCTGCCCAAGCTGCTGGAGCGGGCTGGCAGTTTCCGC
This portion of the Syntrophotalea acetylenica genome encodes:
- the fliG gene encoding flagellar motor switch protein FliG produces the protein MDIKKMTGAEKAAVLLLTLGEQATAQVFETLSDSEVREISRCMLAIDHIPARVSDQILEEFAMAQKNKTGFFVRSNEFVKNAISNSGNAERAKKLMAQVSIGMEQLESSARPLETIAMMDPRMVASLLGSEMPQTVAVILSTQRVDHAAKILSFLPEEAQSNIMFRIAKIDKVSPEVLGQIESALQQEIRVVAHKEQHQIGGIGKAVEIINHLGSGADRSILVNIEKTDRMLAENIRKQMFTFEDLAKMDGRTMQVLLREVNNTQLTMALKSASDDLKDKVFDNISERAAEMIQDDLEAMGPVRLSEVESIQQEIVKIALRLEEDGKIVLPGRGGQDALV
- a CDS encoding flagellar assembly protein FliH, with product MIHPCDARDLKRLQLRDLGEGMPADNFVPFEPVVAPEAEAARPSHAPAPPIEPQEQRAAAPASEEENRCALEAAYRQGREDALREAREQFGHASDMLAQALEEVSQMRGSLLQNSSNDMLRLVMSIVRQVLHAEISVNPRIIAETIDRALKMAVRADYYHVRVNPADLEVVTERKPLFLAAINGLQNLSFQADPAVGRGGCLLESEFGDVDATIDGQLDQIHRSLLATLDQS
- a CDS encoding FliI/YscN family ATPase translates to MNRLLECLDTLAPIQVSGKITQIVGLVVEGYCPAASVGTLCELIPRDGGPPVPAEVVGFRQSRALLMPLGELRGLGPGSRIRVVSNSAALPVGQGLLGRVIDAMGQPIDNGPPLPRDTEMPLYALPAGPMERDTIDRPLDLGIRAINGLLTCGQGQRMGIMAGSGVGKSTLLGMIAQNTLADVNVIALIGERGREVREFIERDLGEEGLARSVVVVATSDQSPLLRMRGAFVATTVAEYFCGRGQNVLLMMDSVTRFAMGMREVGLAVGEPPTTKGYTPSVFATLPKLLERAGSFRDGGSITGLYTVLVEGDDMNEPIADAVRSILDGHIVLSRRLAAKNHYPCIDILHSASRVMNAVTDREHQEHGGRLRELLATYQEAEDLVNIGAYKKGSNPKIDFALAHIDRVNGFLRQRVHEPVDLQTTIAQLKELRLC